A stretch of Natator depressus isolate rNatDep1 chromosome 2, rNatDep2.hap1, whole genome shotgun sequence DNA encodes these proteins:
- the LOC141981479 gene encoding uncharacterized protein LOC141981479 — protein sequence MSGRRIILPPEPQVKMRVGNEEIDFFFFSGLWSGTSCCKSTPLVASSRFPHCDGRHRQRYQAKLLENPEVTLQPCPSLNPATLLPETEKQEHDCLEIIDAQYSSRPDLKDVPLPNADYEWYTDGSSMVIDGQRRVGYAIVTLNDTVEAESLPAGTSAQLAELVALTCALELSKGKRVNIFTDSKYAFGVLHAHAGLWKQRGMLTAQGSPVKHGPQILRLLEAVQLPLEVAVVHCKAHQREDQDVTRGNARADREVKHAATLMSPQTENTYMHALIPSVGELPTLQYSGEEKQLADKLGLQEKEGWLHSPEGKVLLPKGLILPVLQKLHQITRAGSEALIQLMGKYFITSRLRHLGVQVQADCLVCQKNNPQPGHPVPPVALKPTPGPGRVWQIDFTEFSRSQGFKYLLVIVDRFSGWPEAFPCRNCTARTVALKFVKEIIPHFGLPQWMESDNGTHFTSKIVQSISDTLQIPWKLHTPWRPQASGVVEQTNQILKRHLSKVCQEASLRWPDALPLVLLRIRALPKGRLGLSPFEIMFGRAWPMNGTPVVSGGEWELGNGFLSQYMCSLPAVLLSLHRYTKDSQPLPLDSPIHSLQPGDSVLVRTWKDEPLQEKWKGPYTVLLVSPTAAKRHKNWIHHTQLKAVSTPLAERWTVHSDPSTEDLGLKLLFQRQPAGKAEK from the coding sequence ATGTCGGGGAGACGGATCATCCTACCCCCGGAACCGCAAGTAAAAATGCGGGTGGGAAATGAAGaaatcgatttttttttttttagtggactctggagcggcacaagctgctgtaaatcaaccCCTTtagttgccagtagcagattccctCACTGTGATGGGCGCCACAGGCAAAGATACCAAGCAAAGCTCTTAGAGAACCCCGAAGTCACGCTGCAGCCTTGTCCATCCCTTAACCCTGCCACCCTCTTACCAGAAACTGAGAAACAGGAACATGACTGCTtggagatcatagatgcccaatATTCTAGCCGCCCTGACTTGAAGGATGTGCctctcccaaatgcagattatgagtggtacactgatggtagcagcatggtgatagatgggcaaaggagggtgGGTTATGCTATTGTGACCCTCAATGACACCGTGGAAGCTGAAAGTTTGCccgctgggacctctgcccagttGGCTGAGCTAGTGGCCCTGACCTGTGCACTCGAACTGTCCAAAGGAAAACGGGTCAATATTTTCACTGATTCCaaatatgcttttggtgtgctgcatgccCATGCTGGTCTATGGAaacaaaggggaatgctgactgcccaaggctccccagtaaAACATGGGCCCCAAATTCTCCGGCTTCTAGAGGCAGTGCAACTCCCCTTGGAAGTGGCAGTGGTACACTGTAAGGCCCATCagagggaggatcaagatgtgacCAGGGGTAATGCCAGGGCAGATAGAGAGGtgaagcatgctgccaccctgatgTCCCCTCAAACTGAGAACACctatatgcatgcccttatcccatcagtgggGGAGCTCCCGACCCTTCAGTATTCTGGGGAGGAGAAACAGCTAGCTGACAAACTTGGTCtccaggaaaaggagggatggcttcattccccggaagggaaagtcctcttaccaaagggcctaatcctgccagTATTACAGAAATTACATCAAATCACTCGTGCTGGCAGTGAGGCACTTATCCAATTAATGGGAAAGTACTTTATAACCTCCAGACTCAGACACCTGGGTGTCCAGGTACAGGCAGACTGCTTAGTCTGTCAAAAGAATAACCCCCAACCAGGACACCCAGTGCCACCAGTGGCCCTGAAACCCACTCCAGGCCCCGGAcgggtgtggcaaatagactttactgagttttcCCGGTCCCAAGGGTTCAagtatctccttgtcatagtggatagATTCAGTGGATGGCCGGAAGCCTTTCCATGTCGCAATTGCACTGccaggacagtggctctcaagtttgttaaggagatcattcctcacTTTGGACTTCCccagtggatggaatctgacaatggaacacacttcacgtcaaaaatcgtCCAAAGCATCTCAGACACCTTACAGattccctggaaactccatacaccctggagaccgcaagccagtggggtagtggagcagACCAATCAGATCCTTAAGCGACATCTCTCGAAAGTATGCCAGGAGGCCTCCCTACGGTGGCCTGATGCCCTGCCCCTAGTTCTGCTCCGCATCCGtgctctcccaaagggtagattagggctcagtccctttgaaatcatgtttggaagggcatggcctatgaatggtaCACCGGTTGTGTCAGGGGGAGAGTGGGAATTGGGGAATGGGTTTCTgtctcagtatatgtgttccctgcctgctgttcttttgtctcttcacaggtatactaaggattcccagcctctaccCTTGGACTCGCCCATCCACTCCTTGCAGCCTGGTGACTCAGTGCTCGtacgtacctggaaagacgagcccctccaggaaaagtggaagggaccctataccgtcctccTGGTCTCCCCCACGGCAGCAAAGAGACACAAGAATTGGATTCATCATACCCAGCTGAAGGCGGTGTCAACCCCCTTGGCTGAAAGGTGGACCGTGCATTCAGACCCCTCCACTGAGGATCTTGGACTAAAATTATTATTCCAACGGCAGCCTGCCGGGAAGGCAGAAAAGTAG